One Dictyostelium discoideum AX4 chromosome 3 chromosome, whole genome shotgun sequence genomic region harbors:
- the CYP513E1 gene encoding cytochrome P450 family protein: protein MNLYISILILIISLIIFFKNNNRISKINSKIPGPIRLPIFGNLLQINKDPHIQFQKWYEKYGVIYSIRLGNIETVVFTGYPIFKKAFIENSQIFAPRFQHLSRFEANGCKNLIGSNDEIHSTLKKLILTEITSNKIKKMENHIVLECENLCKQLDKHCQDGLPFSLNMYFKLFSLNIILRFLFGTINNSYQDKSNQDIVDVIIEFLHYGGNPIMSDFIPILKPFYKQNKFFKFYPILCDHLNKLIENYKNNKQLQKQQKQQQNEDDDDDDDGTIIGKLLKEYHNGKISWTSVVSTCVDVFLAGVDSTSNSTIFTLIALVNNSNCQEKLFNEIKNNLKKSDDGHDEIVIRHSLYRSSIPYLSLVMKEVYRLYSVILIGLPHITSEDVEIEGYKIAKGTQIIQNVFSTHLCEKTFPMSKSFIPERFIETGSNNMFGGGQTNLVHFGTGVRDCVGKSLADCEIFTVLATLINRYQFINPTLEPLNDIGSFGIAYQPPINNFIIKKRL from the exons atgaatttatatatttcaattttaatattaataatatcattaataattttttttaaaaat aataatagaattagtaaaattaattcaaaaataccAGGACCAATTAGATTACcaatttttggaaatttacTTCAAATTAATAAGGATCCAcatattcaatttcaaaaatggTATGAAAAGTATGGAGTAATTTATTCAATAAGATTAGGTAATATTGAAACAGTTGTTTTCACTGGCTatccaatatttaaaaaagcatttattgaaaattctcAAATATTTGCACCAAGATTTCAACATTTGAGTAGATTTGAGGCCAATGgatgtaaaaatttaattggatcaaatgatgaaattcattcaacattaaaaaaattaattttaacagAAATCACatctaataaaataaaaaaaatggaaaatcaTATAGTTTTAGAATGTGAAAATCTTTGTAAACAATTAGATAAACATTGTCAAGATGgtttaccattttcattaaatatgtattttaaattattttccttaaatataatattacgTTTTCTATTTGGTACTATAAATAATTCATATCAAGACAAAAGTAATCAAGATATTGTAGATGTTATTATCGAATTTTTACATTATGGTGGTAATCCAATTATGTCTGACTTtattccaattttaaaaccattttataaacaaaacaaattttttaaattttatccAATTTTATgtgatcatttaaataaattaattgaaaattataaaaataataaacaactacaaaaacaacagaaacaacaacaaaatgaagatgatgatgatgatgatgatggaacaataattggtaaattattaaaagaatatcATAATGGTAAAATTAGTTGGACTAGTGTTGTTAGTACATGTGTTGATGTTTTTTTAGCTGGTGTAGATTCAacttcaaattcaacaatttttaCATTAATTGCTcttgtaaataattcaaattgtCAAGAAAAgctttttaatgaaattaaaaataatcttaaaaaaagtgACGATGGTCATGATGAAATTGTAATTAGACATAGTTTATATCGTTCATCAATACCATATCTTTCATTAGTTATGAAAGAAGTTTATAGATTATATTCTGTTATTTTAATAGGTTTACCACATATTACAAGTGAAGATGTTGAAATTGAAGGTTATAAAATAGCTAAAGGTACTCAAATCATTCAAAATGTTTTCTCTACTCATTTATGTGAAAAAACATTTCCAATgtcaaaatcatttatacCTGAAAGATTCATTGAAACTGGTTCAAATAATATGTTTGGTGGTGGTCAAACAAATTTAGTTCATTTTGGTACTGGTGTTAGAGATTGTGTTGGTAAATCATTGGCAGATTGTGAAATTTTTACAGTTTTAGCAACTTTAATAAATCGTTATCAATTTATTAATCCAACTTTAGAACCATTAAATGATATAGGTTCTTTTGGTATTGCTTATCaaccaccaattaataatttcattattaaaaaaagactttaa